A window from Chrysemys picta bellii isolate R12L10 chromosome 20, ASM1138683v2, whole genome shotgun sequence encodes these proteins:
- the LOC135976828 gene encoding claw keratin-like, translating to MSCSSLSYPECGVARPSPVSGSCNEPCVRQCPDSEVVIRPSPVVVTLPGPILSTFPQQSEVAAVGAPVVGAGYGGSFGLGGLYGSGGHYGGLYGLGGFGGYGGLYGYGGLGGYGGGYGYGGLGGYGGLGRYGGLCGYRGGYGGLCGYGGGYGYGGLGGYGGLCGYGGYGRRYRGGYCGPC from the coding sequence ATGTCTTGCTCCAGCCTGTCctatccagaatgcggggtggcccgTCCCAGTCCAGTTTCGGGCAGCTGCAATGAGCCGTGCGTCAGGCAGTGCCCTGACTCTGAAGTGGTCATCAGACCATCACCGGTTGTCGTGACCctcccaggaccaattctcagcaCTTTCCCGCAGCAGAGTGAAGTGGCAGCCGTAGGAGCACCTGTGGTCGGAGCTGGCTACGGGGGCTCATTTGGTTTGGGGGGACTGTATGGTTCTGGAGGCCATTATGGAGGATTGTATGGTTTAGGGGGATTTGGTGGTTATGGGGGCCTttacggttatgggggattgggtggttacgggggaggttacggttatgggggattaggtgGTTATGGGGGATTGGGTAGATATGGGGGATTGTGTGGTTACAGGGGAGGTTATGGGGGACTGTGTGGTTACGGGGGAGGttacggttatgggggattaggtggttatgggggattatgcGGTTACGGGGGATATGGCCGTAGGTATCGCGGTGGATACTGTGGGCCATGTTAA
- the LOC112061462 gene encoding claw keratin-like produces the protein MSCSSLSYPECGVARPSPVSGSCNEPCIRQCPDSEVVIRPSPVVVTLPGPILSTFPQQSEVAAVGAPVVGAGYGGSFGLGGLYGSGGRYGGLYGLGGFGGYGGLYGYGGLGGYGGLCGYGGGYGYGGLGGYGGLGRYGGLCGYGGGYGGLCGYGGGYGYGGLGGYGGLCGYGGYGRRYRGGYCGPC, from the coding sequence ATGTCTTGCTCCAGCCTGTCctatccagaatgcggggtggcccgTCCCAGTCCAGTTTCTGGCAGTTGCAATGAGCCGTGCATCAGGCAGTGCCCTGACTCTGAAGTGGTCATCAGACCATCACCGGTTGTCGTGACCctcccaggaccaattctcagcaCTTTCCCGCAGCAGAGTGAAGTGGCAGCCGTAGGAGCACCTGTGGTCGGAGCTGGCTATGGGGGCTCATTCGGTTTGGGGGGATTGTATGGTTCTGGAGGCCGTTATGGAGGATTGTATGGTTTAGGGGGATTTGGTGGTTATGGGGGCCTttacggttatgggggattgggtggttatgggggattgtgtggttacgggggaggttacggttatgggggattaggtgGTTATGGGGGATTGGGTAGATATGGGGGATTGTGTGGTTACGGGGGAGGTTATGGGGGATTGTGTGGTTACGGGGGAGGttacggttatgggggattaggtggttatgggggattatgcGGTTACGGGGGATATGGCCGTAGGTATCGCGGTGGATACTGTGGGCCATGTTAA